From Schizosaccharomyces pombe strain 972h- genome assembly, chromosome: II, the proteins below share one genomic window:
- the mri1 gene encoding methylthioribose-1-phosphate isomerase, translating into MSLQAIIYNEDKLLVLDQLLLPYERKYISVSNVEDAFAVIKKMQVRGAPAIAIVAALSVAVGLKHLSEDADAKEYVINSFEHLKQSRPTAVNLFETAKFMQGIALQEGKNCRNKIIQEAERMLVKDLEDNHNIGTAGRKFLLQHYKDKDKLTVLTHCNTGSLATSGYGTALGIIRSLHESGNLEHAYCTETRPYNQGSRLTAFELVHDKIPATLVTDSTVASIMHKIDAIVVGADRVTRNGDTANKIGTYNLAILAKHFGKPFIVAAPFSSIDTSLASGSQITIEQRPPIEMTTITGPIITDSNSRNLEDPKRVRISIAAPGIDVYSPAFDVTPANLITAIATEKGFYTQQTNNKYDFS; encoded by the coding sequence ATGTCGTTGCAAGCAATCATTTATAATGAGGACAAGCTTCTTGTATTAGACCAATTACTTCTTCCGTACGAGCGTAAATACATTTCAGTTAGTAATGTAGAAGACGCATTCGCtgtcataaaaaaaatgcaagttCGTGGGGCCCCAGCTATTGCTATTGTAGCAGCTTTGAGTGTGGCTGTCGGATTAAAACATCTTTCTGAAGATGCAGATGCAAAAGAATATGTTATAAATAGCTTTGAGCATCTCAAACAGTCTCGTCCTACCGCTGtcaatctttttgaaactgCAAAGTTTATGCAAGGCATTGCTCTtcaagaaggaaaaaattgtcgaaataaaattattcagGAAGCGGAGCGTATGCTAGTAAAAGATTTAGAAGACAACCACAATATTGGAACTGCTGGCCGAAAATTCTTGTTGCAGCATTACAAAGATAAAGACAAGCTCACCGTTTTGACCCATTGCAACACTGGATCTTTAGCTACCTCAGGTTATGGTACAGCTTTGGGGATCATTCGTAGTTTACACGAATCGGGGAACTTGGAACACGCTTATTGTACAGAAACTCGCCCTTATAACCAAGGCTCTCGTCTCACTGCTTTTGAGTTGGTTCATGATAAAATTCCAGCAACTCTAGTCACAGATTCCACGGTTGCTTCAATTATGCACAAAATCGATGCCATTGTCGTCGGCGCCGACCGCGTTACTCGTAATGGCGATACTGCAAACAAGATTGGCACATATAATCTTGCTATTTTGGCAAAACACTTTGGAAAGCCTTTCATAGTGGCTGCTcccttttcttcaattgaCACTAGTTTAGCGTCTGGTTCTCAGATTACCATTGAACAGCGACCTCCGATTGAAATGACCACGATTACAGGCCCCATAATCACAGACTCTAACAGCCGAAATCTAGAGGATCCAAAGCGTGTTCGAATTTCTATTGCTGCTCCTGGGATTGACGTGTATTCCCCAGCTTTCGACGTTACACCTGCTAATTTAATAACTGCCATCGCTAcagaaaaaggattttacACACAACAGACTAACAATAAGTATGATTTTTCTTGA
- the arx1 gene encoding ribosomal export complex protein Arx1: MELDPSDSNSRVVDASQFSKYRDAGALVSKAFHQVASRCVPGASTREISSYGDNLLHEYKSSIYKSQRFEKGIAEPTSICVNNCAYNYAPGPESVIAGNDNSYHLQVGDVTKISMGLHFDGYTALISHTIVVTPPPQPGMGPYIGPGADAICAAHYASKAVANLLATNNSDDPITGSRLRKIVDDIASQFRVSVCPGSRIRRISRFLVGQPTIDRLEEDQNTKHAVEWPAPEEETRKADVTNSLDPANVLSTELNTWHVMPKEAWLIDISMSSQPISSLKEHPDLKPTLYIHDVNVSYMLKLKASRSLLSEIKKEKSVFPFHFGSLSSERNLLGLRELTDRHILVPMPVLISSPSNVIAREELTVITQPNPSSDLLCLTVPTPPSYVKSDFSLEDGTDAALICEGINVNIKSININV; this comes from the exons ATGGAGCTCGATCCTTCTGATAGTAACTCTCGTGTTGTCGATGCAAGCCAATTTTCGAAGTATCGTGATGCTGGTGCTTTAGTTAGCAAAGCTTTCCATCAGGTTGCTTCTCGTTGCGTCCCAGGAGCGTCTACGCGTGAGATCTCTTCATATGGTGATAATCTTTTACATGAATAT AAATCTTCCATTTACAAATCTCAACGTTTTGAAAAGGGTATTGCAGAACCTACCAGTATTTGTGTCAATAATTGTGCTTATAACTATGCGCCTGGTCCTGAAAGCGTAATTGCTGGAAATGATAACAGTTATCATTTGCAAGTTGGAGATGTTACCAAAAT CTCAATGGGACTTCATTTTGACGGCTATACAGCTTTAATTAGTCATACTATTGTTGTAACACCACCTCCTCAGCCTGGTATGGGACCTTATATTGGACCTGGTGCTGATGCTATTTGTGCTGCTCACTACGCTTCTAAAGCTGTTGCCAATCTCTTAGCTACCAATAATTCTGATGATCCAATTACAGGTTCACGTCTTCGTAAAATTGTCGATGACATCGCTTCTCAATTTAGAGTATCTGTTTGTCCCGGCTCTCGAATTCGCCGCATCAGTCGATTTTTAGTTGGCCAACCTACGATTGATCGGCTTGAGGAAGACCAAAATACTAAACACGCTGTTGAGTGGCCTGCTCCCGAAGAAGAGACTAGGAAAGCAGATGTTACCAATTCTTTAGACCCTGCCAATGTGTTGTCCACTGAGCTGAATACTTGGCACGTTATGCCTAAAGAAGCATGGCTTATTGATATCTCTATGTCCTCTCAAcccatttcttctttaaaagaacACCCTGACTTGAAGCCAACTCTTTATATTCACGATGTTAATGTTTCTTATATGCTTAAGTTGAAAGCATCTAGGAGCTTATTATccgaaataaaaaaagagaaatcgGTTTTTCCATTCCATTTTGGTTCATTATCCTCCGAACGTAACCTCTTGGGATTGAGAGAATTAACGGATCGTCATATTCTTGTTCCAATGCCAGTCCTCATTTCTTCTCCTTCTAACGTTATAGCTCGTGAGGAACTAACAGTCATTACTCAGCCTAATCCTTCGAGCGATTTGTTGTGTCTCACAGTTCCTACTCCACCAAGTTATGTAAAAAGCGACTTTTCTTTAGAAGATGGTACTGACGCGGCTCTCATTTGCGAAGGAATTAACGTTAATATCAAAAGCATAAACATTAACgtttaa
- the rib3 gene encoding 3,4-dihydroxy-2-butanone 4-phosphate synthase, with the protein MLASIEEAVNDFRDGKFLIVLDDETRENEGDLIIAGCKVTTEQMAFLVRHSSGYVCVPMTGERLDSLEIPMMVDNNEDRMRTAYAVTLDYANGTTTGISAHDRALTTRQLANPEVTSPREFNRPGHIVPLRARDGGVLERDGHTEAAVDLCKLAGLPPVGAICELVREEDGLMSRFDDCISFGKKWGIKVITIESLKSYIKGRM; encoded by the exons ATGCTTGCATCAATTGAGGAAGCAGTGAATGACTTTC GGGATggaaagtttttaatagtGTTAGACGATGAAACGCGTGAAAACGAAGGAGATCTGATTATTGCAGGTTGCAAAGTTACTACCGAACAAATGGCATTCTTAGTCAGGCATTCTAG TGGGTATGTCTGCGTACCCATGACTGGTGAACGTTTGGATTCTCTAGAAATTCCTATGATGGTAGATAATAACGAGGATCGTATGCGAACAGCATATGCAGTTACTTTGGATTATGCCAACGGTACTACCACTGGAATATCCGCTCACGATCGTGCATTAACGACTCGACAGCTAGCCAATCCAGAAGTAACTTCTCCTCGTGAGTTTAATCGACCAGGACACATTGTTCCCTTAAGAGCACGAGACGGCGGTGTTTTGGAAAGAGATGGTCATACGGAGGCTGCGGTGGATTTGTGCAAGCTTGCTGGTTTACCGCCTGTAGGAGCTATCTGTGAATTAGTTCGTGAAGAGGATGGCTTGATGTCTCGCTTTGACGATTGCATAAGCTTTGGTAAGAAATGGGGAATCAAAGTTATTACTATCGAAAGCTTAAAATCCTACATTAAAGGGCGTATGTAA
- the ssn6 gene encoding transcriptional corepressor Ssn6, producing MPQSQVATASPSQNAQPNHGMGSKVLSSDPNASLPPQTAYYASPLHANSVSLPPSHLPRSTLHPLLSQQQQPAQQSPSLGPAQQNIQQPPSVSIASQPHYAEAIVPIQQVLQPQQYRQLPPNMVAATNAPQQHPQLQRMMPILSSNQPIQQLPLPNQASPYIPVPLQQQQQSQPQQQPQQQQHQQPQQPQPPQQPLQQQQQQRQLHSGIQQPVSTIVSQNGTYYSIPAVNHPMAGQPIAIAPVPAPNQAALPPIPPQALPANGTPNTLASPVTLPAANSAVQNAQPVPMTSSPAMAVVPQNKTAATSTLAAQQGANVLPPNAPESVRHLISLNEETWIQIGRLAELFDDQDKALSAYESALRQNPYSIPAMLQIATILRNREQFPLAIEYYQTILDCDPKQGEIWSALGHCYLMQDDLSRAYSAYRQALYHLKDPKDPKLWYGIGILYDRYGSHEHAEEAFMQCLRMDPNFEKVNEIYFRLGIIYKQQHKFAQSLELFRHILDNPPKPLTVLDIYFQIGHVYEQRKEYKLAKEAYERVLAETPNHAKVLQQLGWLCHQQSSSFTNQDLAIQYLTKSLEADDTDAQSWYLIGRCYVAQQKYNKAYEAYQQAVYRDGRNPTFWCSIGVLYYQINQYQDALDAYSRAIRLNPYISEVWYDLGTLYESCHNQISDALDAYQRAAELDPTNPHIKARLQLLRGPNNEQHKIVNAPPSNVPNVQTAKYINQPGVPYSNVPVAQLSGNWQPPHLPQAQLPSATGQSGVVQQPYQTQPSVTNNNVATQPVIASTVPVQTAAPSSQTAVPQTIHQSNAFTPRGKHASGSRNSISSTKSPQHKLSDQPRSRNNSISNVSHRERSNSVSSKSRETRTSASNESDPKKSTQRDSSKKLENSTVVSGSPSSSSKSDAAKSIKPQKPEPALKPVEGTADPKSTKRNHQETEKTADTDVSSTEPVKRQKTADVNDDVGEEEVKQSVSEQVDSAQLTSEPKSESLPKSPEEKSDDTSNDVTTENTNDINGDSNMDNVATVDKSTDAVDTSTATVAATTTTAEEELPQKESQERSSPSPENQDSTPLAPKSVSPKQAARTLDIDENYDDDEGEKETVSV from the coding sequence aTGCCCCAATCACAAGTCGCTACTGCTTCTCCTTCCCAGAATGCACAGCCCAACCATGGCATGGGCTCAAAAGTCCTCTCGTCCGACCCAAATGCTTCGCTGCCCCCTCAGACTGCTTACTACGCTTCACCCCTCCATGCCAATTCTGTTTCCCTTCCCCCTTCTCATCTTCCTCGTTCCACATTGCATCCTCTACTATCTCAACAGCAGCAACCTGCCCAGCAGTCTCCCTCTTTAGGCCCTGCCCAGCAAAACATTCAACAACCACCCTCTGTCTCTATTGCATCCCAGCCTCATTATGCTGAAGCCATTGTTCCCATTCAGCAGGTTCTACAACCTCAACAATACCGACAACTTCCTCCAAACATGGTTGCTGCTACGAATGCACCTCAGCAGCATCCTCAGTTGCAACGAATGATGCCCATACTCTCTTCCAACCAACCCATTCAACAGCTACCCCTTCCCAACCAGGCTTCTCCTTACATTCCCGTTCCCCTGCAACAGCAACAACAATCGCAACCCCAACAACAGCCTCAACAGCAACAACATCAACAGCCTCAACAACCGCAGCCGCCTCAGCAGCCTTTGCAGCAACAACAACAGCAGCGTCAGTTACATTCTGGTATTCAGCAGCCCGTCTCTACAATAGTTTCTCAAAATGGTACTTACTATTCGATTCCTGCCGTCAATCATCCAATGGCTGGCCAACCTATTGCTATTGCCCCCGTTCCTGCTCCAAACCAGGCTGCATTGCCTCCCATTCCTCCACAGGCTCTTCCTGCAAATGGCACCCCAAACACCTTGGCCAGTCCGGTGACCCTTCCTGCAGCAAATTCCGCTGTTCAAAATGCCCAGCCTGTTCCCATGACTTCTTCTCCTGCTATGGCTGTTGTACCTCAAAATAAAACCGCAGCTACTTCTACGCTTGCTGCTCAACAAGGCGCCAATGTGCTGCCGCCCAACGCTCCTGAATCTGTTCGTCATTTAATTTCACTTAACGAGGAAACTTGGATTCAGATTGGCCGTCTTGCAGAGCTATTTGATGATCAGGATAAAGCCCTTTCTGCTTATGAGTCCGCTTTGCGCCAGAACCCATATTCGATTCCCGCTATGCTTCAAATTGCTACCATATTACGAAACCGCGAGCAATTTCCGCTTGCCATTGAATATTACCAAACTATTTTAGACTGTGATCCTAAGCAGGGTGAAATTTGGAGTGCTTTAGGTCACTGTTATTTGATGCAGGATGATCTTTCTCGCGCTTATTCCGCCTATCGTCAAGCTTTGTACCATTTGAAAGATCCCAAAGATCCGAAACTATGGTACGGGATCGGTATTTTATACGACCGTTATGGCTCTCATGAGCATGCTGAGGAGGCATTTATGCAATGCTTACGCATGGATCCCAACTTCGAGAAGGttaatgaaatatattttcgTTTGGGAATCATTTACAAACAGCAGCATAAATTTGCCCAATCGTTAGAGCTTTTTCGTCACATCCTTGATAATCCCCCTAAGCCTTTAACCGTCTTGGACATATACTTCCAAATTGGTCACGTATACGAGCAACGAAAAGAGTATAAATTAGCCAAGGAAGCGTATGAACGTGTCTTAGCTGAAACTCCCAATCATGCCAAGGTTCTACAGCAACTCGGATGGCTGTGCCATCAACAGTCATCTTCGTTTACTAACCAGGATCTTGCTATACAATATCTGACTAAATCTTTAGAAGCAGATGACACTGATGCTCAGTCTTGGTATCTGATAGGTCGTTGTTATGTGGCACAACAAAAATACAACAAGGCATATGAAGCGTATCAACAAGCTGTGTATCGTGATGGTAGAAATCCTACCTTTTGGTGCTCGATTGGTGTTTTGTATTATCAAATCAACCAATATCAAGACGCCTTGGATGCTTATTCCCGTGCTATTCGCTTAAATCCTTACATCTCGGAAGTCTGGTATGACTTGGGTACTTTGTACGAGAGTTGTCATAATCAAATAAGTGATGCGCTTGATGCTTATCAGCGTGCTGCTGAATTGGACCCCACTAATCCTCACATCAAGGCAAGGTTACAATTGTTACGTGGACCTAATAATGAACAACATAAAATTGTCAACGCTCCTCCTTCCAATGTCCCAAACGTACAGACTGCAAAGTATATCAACCAGCCAGGCGTGCCTTACTCTAATGTTCCTGTTGCTCAGTTGTCGGGTAATTGGCAACCTCCACACTTACCTCAAGCTCAACTTCCTTCTGCTACCGGTCAATCAGGCGTCGTGCAACAGCCTTACCAAACACAACCGTCAGTTACTAATAACAACGTGGCTACTCAGCCAGTAATTGCTTCTACTGTTCCTGTACAAACTGCTGCTCCATCGAGCCAGACTGCTGTGCCACAGACTATACACCAATCTAATGCTTTTACTCCTCGAGGCAAGCACGCTTCAGGTTCTCGAAATTCTATTTCGTCTACCAAGTCTCCTCAACATAAGTTATCAGATCAGCCGCGTTCACGCAATAATTCTATTTCTAATGTTAGTCATCGTGAACGTAGCAATTCAGTTTCTAGTAAATCAAGGGAAACGAGGACTTCAGCTTCGAATGAAAGTGATCCTAAAAAATCTACTCAACGTGATTCCTCTAAAAAGCTGGAGAATAGCACAGTTGTTAGTGGATCACCTAGTTCAAGCTCAAAATCTGATGCTGCTAAGAGTATTAAACCACAAAAACCCGAGCCTGCTTTGAAACCGGTTGAAGGCACAGCTGATCCAAAGAGTACCAAGCGTAATCACCAGGAGACTGAGAAAACTGCTGATACTGACGTTTCTTCGACGGAGCCAGTAAAGCGTCAGAAAACTGCTGATGTAAATGACGATGTTGGAGAGGAAGAAGTTAAGCAGTCAGTTTCTGAACAGGTGGATTCTGCACAGTTGACTTCGGAACCTAAAAGTGAGAGTTTACCCAAGAGTCCCGAAGAAAAGTCAGATGATACTTCTAATGATGTTACTACTGAAAACACTAACGATATTAACGGCGACAGCAATATGGATAATGTAGCTACCGTTGATAAGTCTACGGATGCTGTTGATACATCTACAGCTACTGTTGCCGCTACTACTACTACTGCAGAAGAGGAACTGCCCCAAAAAGAATCGCAAGAGCGTAGCTCTCCTAGTCCCGAAAATCAAGATTCGACACCTCTTGCCCCAAAAAGTGTGAGTCCAAAGCAAGCAGCAAGGACTCTCgatattgatgaaaattacgatgatgatgagggagaaaaagaaaccgTGTCAGTTTAA
- the rgp1 gene encoding protein sat1 — translation MTECDVQMYMPVNVVQSGTDFECIVKFTNLRSSEDVNLLLCYASIHGEMYLDYVLVRVTEFDEVQRQGLLNKRTMSGLVHIPKVSSSYSVINTLNGMIGNLFGVKQASTLTEASEQKQENAIPVLLTRPDILGVDITLSPGEEKCFRLKRRIPLRTAPTYKGLAFRFQHALVIGVQSATNNACVEHEFEITIVPNVQQQPELPLGKNSGNRQSSKLFADLSKPIIETDAAEIEEVSAEKARRQFGKNGIRLSQDAQEEEKQKKKYEQHIKKLLDGESNEEGGGEFQDHGMRSEINEEVLEEEDEEKIALLKKLESKQPMATRFEITSKQKVLCRLLLSKSRYRTGEMMMIELEGLDAMVRQVHMQLESVERIVPDIRIRNSVGTERATRKVWCRITRGVFELENMSASMVVPEECPETFETQQFGVEHFLRVELLRAVNKKREMQGPAHPRYSEEVQSPSRSRYSEEVQRVSEGRLSEEVSKEEEKKGGRESGQHKRMASLTNSREMQIQHAPTTFAAETIQCVLPIRIEKRVVWMEDGMEGGMEGMQPV, via the exons ATGACAGAATGTGATGTGCAAATGTACATGCCAGTGAATGTAGTTCAATCCGGAACTGACTTTGAGTGCATTGTAAAATTCACGAATCTAAGGAGTTCAGAAGATgtaaatttacttttgtgCTATGCTTCTATCCATGGTGAAATGTACCTTGACTATGTACTGGTGCGCGTTACAGAATTCGATGAGGTTCAGAGGCAGGGGCTCTTAAACAAAAGGACAATGAGCGGATTAGTACATATTCCCAAGGTATCCAGCAGTTATTCTGTTATTAATACTCTGAACGGGATGATTGGAAATTTATTTGGAGTTAAACAAGCAAGTACATTGACAGAGGCCTCAG AACAAAAGCAGGAAAATGCCATTCCAGTGCTACTGACTCGTCCAGATATATTAGGAGTCGATATCACGCTTTCTCCTGGAGAGGAAAAATGCTTTCGGTTGAAGCGAAGAATTCCCCTTCGAACAGCACCTACATATAAAGGATTGGCCTTTCGATTTCAACACGCACTGGTCATAGGAGTCCAATCAGCTACCAACAATGCTTGTGTAGAGcatgaatttgaaattactATAGTACCCAACGTTCAACAGCAACCTGAACTGCCACTCGGAAAGAATTCGGGAAACAGACAATCCTCGAAGCTGTTTGCAGATTTATCCAAACCGATTATTGAAACAGATGCGGCAGAAATTGAAGAGGTTTCAGCAGAGAAAGCACGTAGGCAATTCGGTAAAAACGGTATACGACTTTCGCAGGATGCGCAGGAGGAagagaagcaaaaaaagaaatacgAGCAACACATAAAAAAGCTACTTGATGGAGAGTCTAATGAAGAGGGAGGAGGAGAATTCCAAGATCATGGAATGAGGTCAGAGATCAATGAAGAAGTATTAGAGgaagaggatgaagaaaaaattgcgttgttaaaaaaactcGAATCCAAGCAACCAATGGCCACGAGGTTTGAGATTAcaagcaaacaaaaagtGTTATGTCGATTGCTTTTGAGCAAAAGCAGATATCGGACAGGAGAGATGATGATGATTGAGCTAGAAGGACTGGACGCGATGGTTCGACAAGTGCATATGCAACTTGAAAGTGTGGAGCGTATTGTGCCAGACATCCGTATACGCAACAGCGTAGGGACGGAGAGGGCGACGCGAAAAGTGTGGTGTAGAATTACACGGGGAGTGTTTGAGTTGGAAAACATGAGCGCTTCGATGGTTGTGCCGGAGGAATGTCCGGAAACATTTGAAACACAGCAATTTGGAGTGGAACACTTTTTGCGGGTGGAATTGTTAAGGGCGGTGAACAAGAAACGTGAGATGCAGGGACCGGCGCATCCCCGATATAGTGAAGAGGTGCAGAGTCCGAGTCGATCGAGATACAGTGAAGAAGTACAGAGGGTGAGTGAAGGTAGATTGAGCGAAGAGGTAAGCAAGGAGGAAGAGAAGAAAGGAGGGAGGGAGAGCGGTCAGCACAAGCGAATGGCATCGCTAACGAATTCGCGAGAGATGCAAATCCAGCATGCACCGACAACGTTTGCGGCAGAGACGATTCAATGTGTTTTGCCGATTCGAATTGAAAAGCGAGTTGTGTGGATGGAAGATGGAATGGAAGGAGGGATGGAGGGGATGCAACCGGTTTAG
- the rfc1 gene encoding DNA replication factor C complex subunit Rfc1 yields MSNSDIRSFFGGGNAQKKPKVSPTPTSPKPKRSLKKKRIVLSDDEDGTIENSKVPASKSKVQKRNESEDISHSLPSIVHEDDKLVGSDGVSTTPDEYFEQQSTRSRSKPRIISNKETTTSKDVVHPVKTENFANDLDTTSDSKPVVHQTRATRKPAQPKAEKSTTSKSKSHTTTATTHTSRSSKSKGLPRFSDEVSQALKNVPLIDVDSMGVMAPGTFYERAATTQTPGSKPVPEGNSDCLSGISFVITGILETLTRQEATDLIKQYGGKVTGAPSVRTDFILLGENAGPRKVETIKQHKIPAINEDGLFYLITHLPASGGTGAAAQAAQQKKEQEEKKILETVARMDDSNKKESQPSQIWTSKYAPTSLKDICGNKGVVQKLQKWLQDYHKNRKSNFNKPGPDGLGLYKAVLLSGPPGIGKTTAAHLVAKLEGYDVLELNASDTRSKRLLDEQLFGVTDSQSLAGYFGTKANPVDMAKSRLVLIMDEIDGMSSGDRGGVGQLNMIIKKSMIPIICICNDRAHPKLRPLDRTTFDLRFRRPDANSMRSRIMSIAYREGLKLSPQAVDQLVQGTQSDMRQIINLLSTYKLSCSEMTPQNSQAVIKNSEKHIVMKPWDICSRYLHGGMFHPSSKSTINDKLELYFNDHEFSYLMVQENYLNTTPDRIRQEPPKMSHLKHLELISSAANSFSDSDLVDSMIHGPQQHWSLMPTHALMSCVRPASFVAGSGSRQIRFTNWLGNNSKTNKLYRMLREIQVHMRLKVSANKLDLRQHYIPILYESLPVKLSTGHSDVVPEIIELMDEYYLNREDFDSITELVLPADAGEKLMKTIPTAAKSAFTRKYNSSSHPIAFFGSSDVLPMKGSAQREVPDVEDAIEAEDEMLEEASDSEAANEEDIDLSKDKFISVPKKPKKRTKAKAEASSSSSTSRRSRKKTA; encoded by the exons ATGAGTAATTCTGACATTCGAAGCTTCTTTGGAGGAGGGAACGCTCAAAAAAAGCCAAAAGTCTCACCGACT CCTACTTCCccaaaaccaaaaaggagtttgaagaaaaaaagaatcgTTTTATCAGATGATGAAGATGGTACAATAGAGAATTCAAAAGTTCCTGCATCCAAAAGCAAAGTGCAAAAACG TAATGAGTCGGAAGATATTTCCCATTCTTTGCCATCCATTGTTCATGAAGACGATAAACt tGTCGGTTCAGATGGAGTTTCAACTACACCTGATGAGTACTTTGAACAACAGTCTACTCGGTCACGTTCTAAACCGCGGATTATCTCCAATAAAGAAACTACTACTTCCAAAGATGTCGTACATCCTgtaaaaacagaaaatttTGCCAATGACTTGGATACCACTTCAGACAGTAAGCCAGTTGTCCATCAAACTAGAGCTACACGTAAACCTGCTCAACCTAAAGCAGAAAAATCGACAACTTCAAAGTCAAAATCTCATACCACAACTGCGACAACTCACACAAGTCGTTCTAGCAAGTCGAAAGGCTTACCTAGGTTCTCAGACGAAGTTTCCCAAGCCCTCAAAAATGTTCCTTTAATTGACGTAGACTCTATGGGTGTGATGGCTCCAGGTACTTTCTATGAACGGGCGGCTACAACACAAACTCCAGGCTCAAAACCCGTCCCTGAAGGCAATAGCGATTGTCTCTCGGGAATTAGCTTTGTTATTACAGGAATTCTAGAGACTTTAACTAGACAAGAGGCTACAGACCTGATCAAACAATATGGTGGAAAAGTGACAGGTGCACCTTCTGTTAGAACAGACTTTATTCTCTTAGGTGAGAATGCTGGTCCAAGAAAAGTGGAAACAATTAAACAACACAAGATTCCTGCTATTAACGAGGATGGACTCTTCTATCTTATAACTCATCTTCCTGCTTCAGGAGGAACGGGTGCTGCGGCTCAGGCTGCTCAACAGAAAAAGgaacaagaagaaaagaaaatcctTGAAACTGTTGCGAGAATGGACGAtagtaataaaaaggaatcaCAACCTTCACAGATATGGACTTCAAAATATGCGCCAACTTCTTTAAAGGATATTTGTGGTAATAAGGGTGTCGttcaaaaacttcaaaagTGGCTACAGGATTACCACAAAAACAGGAAGTCCAACTTTAATAAACCTGGACCTGATGGTCTGGGTCTATACAAAGCCGTATTACTCTCTGGTCCTCCAGGTATTGGCAAGACGACTGCTGCTCATTTGGTAGCAAAATTAGAAGGTTACGATGTTTTGGAACTGAACGCTAGTGACACTAGAAGCAAGCGCTTGCTAGATGAGCAGCTGTTCGGTGTGACAGATAGTCAATCACTTGCCGGCTACTTTGGCACAAAAGCTAACCCCGTTGACATGGCAAAGTCCCGACTTGTACTCATTATGGACGAAATCGATGGCATGTCATCGGGTGATCGTGGAGGCGTTGGTCAGTTGAATAtgattattaaaaaaagcatgaTACCAATTATTTGTATTTGCAATGACCGTGCTCATCCAAAGCTGCGGCCCCTTGACCGTACTACGTTTGACCTCCGTTTCCGTCGGCCAGATGCTAATTCAATGCGATCCCGAATAATGTCTATAGCGTATCGTGAAGGTCTCAAATTGTCACCACAAGCAGTCGATCAACTGGTTCAGGGGACGCAGTCCGATATGCGccaaattattaatttgcTATCCACTTACAAGTTAAGCTGTTCAGAAATGACACCTCAAAATAGCCAAGctgttattaaaaattctgAAAAGCATATCGTTATGAAACCATGGGATATCTGTAGTCGTTACTTACATGGAGGAATGTTTCATCCATCAAGCAAGTCCACCATTAATGATAAATTAGAGCTGTATTTTAATGATCACGAATTTTCTTATCTTATGGTTCAAGAAAACTACCTTAATACTACACCAGATAGAATTCGTCAAGAACCACCGAAAATGTCACATTTGAAGCATTTAGAATTAATATCTAGTGCTGCTAACTCCTTTTCCGACTCTGATCTTGTTGATTCAATGATTCATGGTCCTCAACAACACTGGTCACTTATGCCAACCCATGCTCTTATGTCTTGCGTGCGACCTGCTTCTTTCGTGGCTGGTTCCGGTTCCAGGCAGATTCGCTTTACTAATTGGTTGGGTAATAACTCGAAgacaaataaattatatcGTATGCTTCGTGAGATACAAGTACACATGCGTTTAAAAGTATCCGCTAATAAATTGGACTTGCGGCAGCATTATATTCCAATATTGTATGAGTCTCTGCCTGTAAAGCTATCAACAGGCCATTCAGACGTCGTTCCAGAAATCATTGAATTGATGGATGAATATTATCTAAATCGTGAAGATTTTGATTCAATAACGGAATTAGTTCTTCCTGCAGATGCAGGTGAGAAACTCATGAAAACCATACCGACTGCTGCAAAATCTGCATTCACAAGAAAATACAATTCTTCGAGTCACCCCATCGCCTTCTTTGGAAGTAGTGATGTTTTACCTATGAAGGGCTCTGCTCAGCGCGAAGTGCCGGATGTCGAAGATGCAATTGAAGCCGAAGATGAGATGTTAGAAGAAGCTAGTGACTCAGAGGCTGCTAATGAAGAGGACATAGATTTAAGCAAAGACAAATTTATTTCGGTACCAAAGAAACCTAAAAAAAGGACTAAGGCAAAGGCTGAAGCGTCCTCTTCTAGCTCAACCAGTCGCCGATCCAGAAAAAAGACAGCTTAA